The following proteins are encoded in a genomic region of Pseudomonas sp. Os17:
- a CDS encoding LysR substrate-binding domain-containing protein: MSENRWEGIDEFVAVAECSQFTAAAERLGVSSSHISRQVARLEERLQTRLLYRSTRRVTLTEAGQTFLQHCQRLQDGREEALRAVGDLTSEPKGMLRMTCAVAYGERFIVPLVTRFMSLYPQLRVDIELSNRPLDLVHEGLDLAIRLGRLQDSRLVATRLAPRRMYLCASPSYLERYGRPHSLSELSRHNCLIGSSDIWQLEVDGREFSQRVQGNWRCNSGQAVLDAALQGVGLCQLPDYYVLEHLQDGTLVSLLDAHQPPNTAVWALYPQQRHLSPKVRKLVDYLKHGLAERPEYRDV, encoded by the coding sequence ATGAGCGAAAACCGTTGGGAAGGCATCGACGAATTTGTCGCGGTTGCCGAATGCAGCCAGTTCACTGCCGCTGCCGAGCGCCTGGGGGTTTCCTCATCTCACATCAGCCGCCAGGTGGCGCGCCTCGAAGAGCGCTTGCAGACCCGCCTGCTGTATCGCAGTACCCGTCGCGTCACCCTGACCGAGGCCGGACAGACCTTCCTCCAGCATTGCCAACGCTTGCAGGACGGTCGCGAGGAAGCGTTGCGCGCCGTAGGGGACCTGACCAGCGAGCCCAAGGGCATGCTGCGCATGACTTGCGCAGTGGCCTATGGCGAGCGGTTCATCGTGCCACTGGTCACGCGCTTCATGAGCCTTTATCCACAGTTGCGGGTGGACATCGAATTGAGCAACCGGCCTCTGGACCTGGTGCACGAGGGGCTCGACCTGGCCATTCGCCTGGGACGCCTGCAGGACTCACGCCTGGTCGCCACTCGCCTGGCACCACGCCGCATGTACCTATGTGCATCGCCCTCCTATCTGGAGCGCTATGGCCGCCCTCACAGCCTGTCGGAATTGAGCCGGCACAACTGCCTGATTGGCAGCTCGGATATCTGGCAGTTGGAGGTCGATGGGCGCGAATTTTCGCAACGGGTGCAAGGCAACTGGCGCTGCAACAGCGGACAGGCAGTGCTGGATGCGGCGTTACAAGGCGTCGGGCTCTGCCAACTGCCGGACTACTACGTGCTGGAGCACCTGCAGGACGGTACGCTGGTTTCCTTGCTGGACGCTCACCAGCCGCCCAATACCGCGGTCTGGGCGCTGTACCCGCAGCAACGGCATCTGTCGCCGAAAGTGCGCAAGCTGGTGGACTATCTCAAGCACGGCTTGGCCGAACGCCCGGAATACCGCGATGTGTAG
- a CDS encoding S-(hydroxymethyl)glutathione dehydrogenase/class III alcohol dehydrogenase: MIKSRAAVAFEAKKPLEIVEVDVAMPKAGEVLLRVVASGVCHTDAYTLSGADPEGIFPAILGHEGGAVVEAVGEGVTSVAVGDHVIPLYTPECGQCKFCLSGKTNLCQAIRATQGKGLMPDGTTRFSYKGQPIFHYMGTSTFSEYTVLPEISVAKIPKEAPLEKVCLLGCGVTTGIGAVINTAKVKAGDTVAIFGLGGIGLSAVIGAVKAKAGRIIAIDINPAKFEIAKQLGATDCVNPKDFDRPIQEVIVDMTDGGVDFSFECIGNVQLMRAALECCHKGWGESVIIGVAGAGQEISTRPFQLVTGRVWRGSAFGGVRGRSELPSYVEMSQTGEIPLDTFITHTMGLEDINKAFDLMHEGKSIRSVIHF, translated from the coding sequence ATGATCAAGTCACGTGCTGCCGTAGCCTTCGAGGCCAAGAAGCCCCTGGAAATCGTCGAAGTGGATGTCGCCATGCCCAAGGCCGGCGAAGTGCTGTTGCGGGTCGTCGCTTCCGGCGTCTGCCACACCGACGCCTACACCCTGTCCGGCGCCGATCCGGAAGGCATCTTTCCGGCGATCCTCGGCCATGAGGGTGGTGCAGTCGTAGAAGCGGTGGGTGAGGGCGTGACCTCGGTGGCCGTGGGCGATCATGTGATTCCGCTGTACACCCCGGAATGCGGCCAGTGCAAATTCTGCCTGTCGGGCAAGACCAACCTCTGTCAGGCCATTCGTGCAACCCAGGGCAAAGGCTTGATGCCTGACGGCACCACGCGCTTTTCCTACAAAGGCCAGCCCATTTTCCACTACATGGGCACCTCGACATTCTCCGAGTACACCGTGCTGCCGGAAATTTCCGTGGCCAAGATCCCCAAGGAAGCGCCGCTGGAAAAGGTCTGCCTGCTGGGTTGCGGCGTGACCACTGGCATTGGTGCGGTGATCAACACCGCCAAGGTCAAGGCCGGTGACACCGTGGCCATCTTCGGCCTGGGCGGCATTGGCCTGTCGGCGGTAATCGGCGCGGTCAAGGCCAAGGCCGGGCGCATTATTGCCATCGATATCAACCCGGCCAAGTTCGAGATCGCCAAGCAACTGGGCGCTACTGACTGCGTCAACCCCAAGGACTTCGATCGTCCGATCCAGGAGGTCATTGTCGACATGACCGACGGCGGCGTGGATTTCTCCTTCGAATGCATCGGCAATGTCCAGCTGATGCGCGCCGCGCTGGAATGCTGCCACAAGGGCTGGGGCGAGTCGGTGATCATTGGGGTGGCCGGTGCCGGCCAGGAAATTTCGACCCGTCCCTTCCAGTTGGTGACCGGTCGCGTATGGCGTGGTTCGGCTTTTGGCGGCGTGCGTGGTCGCAGCGAACTGCCAAGCTACGTGGAAATGTCCCAGACCGGCGAAATCCCGCTGGATACCTTCATTACTCACACCATGGGCCTGGAAGACATCAACAAGGCCTTCGACCTGATGCACGAAGGCAAGAGCATTCGTTCGGTCATTCATTTCTAA